One genomic region from Phragmites australis chromosome 1, lpPhrAust1.1, whole genome shotgun sequence encodes:
- the LOC133915778 gene encoding uncharacterized protein At1g03900-like has translation MASGGEQAPAEAEPLELVLFQVAECYVYLIPPRKTAASYRADEWNINKWAWEGALKVVSKGEECIIKLEDKNTGELYARAFLREGELHPVEPVIDSSRYFVLRVEENIDGRQRHAFIGLGFRERPEAYDFQAALHDHMKYLNKKKTAEEMVQHYEKTSSVDYSLKEGETLVLQLRNKETATKTKSAFFEQGLNKLSMNEKANSKEAPVSLKLPPPPPSPVSPTDSGVAASPFKAEFPPKEQPAADTVSTAGALPSTAELAPEQPAAAEKIDQEAVDDDFGDFQAAG, from the exons atggcgagcggcggcgagcagGCGCCGGCGGAGGCCGAGCCGCTGGAGCTCGTGCTGTTCCAGGTCGCCGAGTGCTACGTATACCTG ATTCCTCCGAGGAAGACGGCTGCCTCCTACAG GGCTGACGAGTGGAACATCAACAAATGGGCGTGGGAAGGGGCGCTTAAGGTCGTCAGCAAGGGAGAGGAATGCATCATCAAATTGGAAGATAAGAACACGG GGGAGCTGTACGCTAGGGCATTTCTCAGAGAGGGTGAACTACACCCAGTGGAACCCGTAATTGATAGTAGCAG ATATTTTGTACTCCGTGTTGAAGAGAATATAG ATGGGCGTCAGCGTCATGCTTTTATAGGTTTAGGCTTCCGTGAAAGACCTGAAGCATATGACTTTCAAGCTGCTCTACATGACCATATGAA ATATCTAAACAAGAAGAAGACCGCTGAAGAGATGGTGCAGCATTATGAGAAGACATCTTCTGTGGATTACAGCCTCAAAGAAGGGGAAACTTTGGTTCTTCAGCTAAGAAAT AAAGAAACTGCCACCAAGACAAAATCTGCTTTTTTTGAGCAAGGACTAAACAAGCTCTCGATGAATGAAAAGGCAAACTCCAAGGAGGCCCCCGTCTCCCTTAAACTTCCCCCGCCTCCACCTTCACCTGTCTCTCCAACTGATTCTGGAGTTGCCGCTTCTCCTTTCAAAGCAGAATTTCCTCCCAAAGAACAACCAGCTGCTGATACCGTCAGCACAGCCGGTGCTCTCCCTTCCACAGCAGAACTTGCTCCTGAGCAACCAGCTGCAGCAGAGAAGATCGATCAAGAAGCTGTAGATGATGACTTTGGGGACTTTCAGGCTGCCGGATGA